The nucleotide window GCTCATAGAAGACTTTTGGGTATCCTGGGCTATTTCTGCTTGTTATTTATCGAAGTGTAAATTCAAAACATTATTAGACAAGCTTCTCAACGGTGTAACAGAAGATTAAAATTAAGATCGAAGTGTGCAAAAAGGTTGCGAATCTATGACACCCTCTTTAATGAATTTCTTTTACAGTTTGCTTGCAGGACTGTTAATCGTTGTCGTTCCGGCAACTGTTGGGTTGATTTTTATTAGTCAAAAAGATAAGGTCGAGCGTTCATAAATCTGTGTGGGAGTCATTATGACTCCCGCTCTATGAAGGTCGGCGCTAGATTTGTGCCACAATTATACGATGTGTAAGTTAGTTGCATACAGTAATCTGTATAAACAATAGTGAACTAGTAGTATGCAACGTAATTAGAATGCCCAGAGATTCCTATGGTTATTTTAAGCTGAACTCGTTAGGATAAGACATACTTGAGAGAATAGAAATGGTTAACTTTGGACTTAACCCAGCGAGTATCCTGGGCATTTTCTTAGCTGTAGCTGGTGCAGGGTTATATTTCCTGCGTTCAGTACGTCCAGAGCTATCGCGAGATCATGACATCTTTTTTGCTGCTGTCGGGCTGCTGTGTGGCTTTATTTTGCTGTTTCAAGGCTGGCGGTTAGATCCCATTTTGCAATTCGGTCAGTTACTACTGACTGGTTCAGCAATCTTCTTTGCAGTTGAAAGTATTCGGCTACGGGGTGTTGCTACTGAGCAAGCAAAACGTAATACGCGAATTGTTGACGAAGAAAGACCAGTCAGTCCAGTTTATGAATATCAAGCAGAGTTAGACGAACTTGAACCACTTTATGAAGAGCGTCCGACTATTAATCCTAGAAGAAGAATTCAGGGAACGAAAGAAACACGTCCTGCAAGAACAACTGACTACGAAGATCAACCTCGACGTAGTATAGATGAATACGACGATGAACCTCGGCGTCGTTACTCGAATCGGGGAGGTAATTCAGAACGGTTAGCGCCAGCAGCAGATAAACCCACTAAGCGGCGTCGTCCTTCTCGCCCGACAAGTCGTCCAGTAGAAGAACGCTCAGGTGATGAATGGGGCTATTCTAAGCAATCAGATAGCTGGGAGGATGCTGGGAGTAGCAGTGCTAACAGACCGTCTCGTTCTTCAAGAAGTAGTGATTCTTCATGGGAAGATAAAGATACCTCTAATACAGTGCCTAGATCGAGAAAGCGACGTTCCTCACAAGATTCGAGAAAAAGAGGAACTGACGCCGAAGCAACACCAACAGACTATGTAGATTACAAACCCATTGATCCATCAGATAGCAACTTTGACGAACCTTAGCTCTAAAAAGTTGTAGGTCTTATGTCCCAAAAGTACTAAAATTCTGAATGTGTCAGCTTGGATAGGGGCATAAAAGCAAATCTGAGGTGAAAAAACTTTTAGCGAAATGGTGGCTCCAGCATTGGTTTCTTTGTCTAAGCTTGGGGTTGTTGGTTTTTGTGATGGCTTGCAGTCCTAGCGATCGCTTAATGAGCAGTCCTGGCAGTCTAAACAGCCGTTATACTGACGAACAACCAGCATTAAGTGGCAATGGTCGCTACGTAGCATTTATCTCTAACCGCGATAGCAGTCGTAATCTCTTCTTATATGACTTGCAAGAGCAGGTGTTTCTGCCCATACCACGCTTACAAAATCGTCCAGACGCGATCGCTCAAAGCCCTAGCATTAGCTATACAGGACGCTACATAGTCTGTATTGTCAATGATCGCGGTAAACCAGACTTAGTCCTTTATGACCGCGTTACGCAACGCCCACAGATATTAAATCAGTGGTATCAAGGATGGGTTCGTAATCCTAGTATCAGTCCTGATGGTCGTTATGTCGTATTTGAAAGTAGCCTTCACGGTCAGTGGGATATTGAAGTGCTAGACCGAGGTTCTAACATTGAGTTAGATATTCCCGATGGTGTTCCCGTTAATGAGTAAAAATCAGGGCAGAGGGTAGTAGAGTAGGCGGGTAGGCGGGTATAAGGGAACAATAGCAATTACATCACTCCCACGCTCCCACTCTCCAGTCACTAGCCACTAGCAACTAACTACTAACTTGTGAAACGCTTCATTATTTTCTTGGCAATAGTCTTAACGCTAACATCTATCTTAATAGTATTAGGTAGTTATGGAAGCTCCGCCCGTTTATTAAGCTTCCCCTCAGATTCAGGAGGAAAAAGTCTCAACAGCCCTGCTGCTGAAATGACTCCGCGTGTTTCTGGGAAATATATTGTGTTTAGTTCTGATCGCTTGGGGCGTCAAGATATCTACTTATTTGATAGGGTCAGCCGTAGCTTAGTTGACTTACCAGGACTAAATTCATTTGATGCGATCGCATCGAGTCCTGCAGTATCAGAAAATGGTCAGTATATTGTCTTTTCTAGCAATCGCCAAGGGAGATCTGGAATTTTTTTGTACGATCGAGACACAAGGCAATTACGGAACTTAACAAAGAACTTACAAGCTGAAGTTCGCAACCCTACAATTAGCGCTGATGGCAGTAGAATTGCTTTTGAATCAAGTATCAACGGACAATGGGATATTTTAGTATACGACCGCTCTGGACAACCAATTAATGTTTCGATTCCTCAGTAAGATTGGGCGAGGAAACGCTTGCCTAATTCATTTGCTCAGATTGGTAGATGGTAGTTCGCGAAATTTAACCAAGGTGATAGAACATAAATTAAAGGAAGAAATAGTATCCCAACTAATAACAGAAAGCGCACCACCTTTTCCTGAGTGCTTATTCAGTCATCAATAATTGTGTTCTGCTTTTGTTTTCGCTGGTGAGGAATTCTGACGAGCAACCATAGCATCATTCCAATTGTGAAAATGATTTTTGAGGTCAGTGGATTCTCACTCCTCACCCTTCTTTCGTTGCACTGACTCAATGAGCGATCGCACTTCTTCGGTACCTGTTGAGGGTTCAAAATGAATCGGAAATTTACCCCGAATCAGCATTCTTAAGCCCAGTGGTCCAATTCGTAGTAAACCTCTGAGATCGCGTAAGTAATCACCGACTACCTGAAAAACAAACTTTGGTTCATTAATCCAGCCACCCTGTTTTACAAGTTCAATTAATCCCTTACGATGGCGAATGGGAATACTATCTGGTACTTCCTGATCAGCCAAGATTTCTTGTTTGATTTTGCTAATTTGATCCAAGGGTGCAACATCCATCGGGCACACACTGTTGCAATACAAACAGCGCGTACAACCCCAGACACCTTGAGTTCCAATATTATAATTTTCCAAACGTGCTTCAGTTTGAGTATCGCGAGAATCTGCTACCATGCGATAAGCTTTGGCAAGAGCATGAGGACCAACAAAATCTGGATTAATTTCTCGCGCGTTACATTCTGAATAGCAAGCACCGCACATAATACAATTACCAGTTTGATCGAGACGCGATCGCTCTTGTGGTGTTTGTAAAAATTCTCGTTCTGGTATTTTTCTGGCGCTGCTACTTACATAAGGTTCTACAGCCTCTAAATGGTTCCAGAAACTACTCATATCTACTACCAGGTCTTTAATAACTGGCATATTTCCTAGAGGAGCAAGAATAATTTCTGGAACTGGAGACTCAACACCAGTATTTTGTAGTCTTTGAACTTCGGAGTCAACATTTTCCTTGCACGCCAAAGCTGAACGTCCGTTAATGCGCATCGCACAGCTACCGCAGATAGTATTGCGACAATTCTTCCGAAACGCTAAACTACCATCTTGCTCCCATTTAATTTGATTGAGACAATCCAGAATGGTCTTACTTGGTTCAACCTCTAAATGATACGTCTGAGCTTGCACTGGAGAATTTTCTTTTTGCCGAATAACTTTAAAAATAACTTGCATTCTTACAAAGCCTTACACTTTTCTATATGGATACCGATGAGTCTAATAATCTTGCTGATATTTACTCACTAAGACTATTATTTCCTCAGCTATTGCTATTGTTGTTGCACTTTTGCGTTTGGCAGGTAATTTGGGTGTTGCTTCTAGTTTAAGAAACATTGAGGAACTTTAGTTATGCTAGCCTTTCTACTACTTCAGCAGGGTTATGATTAATGATTTGTCGAAGATAAACAGCAAATGTTACAAAAAATATGTCTTAAGAATTATGTGTCCTAGCTTGACATAATATCTTAGCTAGGATTGAGTAATCGCATAAATCAATAAACTGCTACCGGTTGTTTATTAACATAGACGCTTCGCATAAAGCAAAAGAGTTAATTTAAGAGATCTTTAGGTTGATATTTTCAGAAGGACAACATATAGTTTCATCGCTGGCAGGATAAAAATATCTGGAGACGACAAATGAAATGTCCTCTTGCTTTGATACTTTATCATTTAAAAAAAATTGCAAATATAAATTAACAAGAGATAAGATGTAAATATTCCCAGATTATTTTGCTAAAAAGTAGAGATAAGAGGATATATTTTTTATAATGTCAATGTTGTAAAAGACATTGAAAGCAACTTGGAGAACGTAAGGATTTAGAAGTGCGATGACAGAAACTGCAACTGCACCGTTAACGGGAAAAGCATTACTGCAAAAGGTAAAAGAATTATCTGACTTACCACGACGAGAAAGAGCAAAGCGCTGTGGTTATTACACAGTAACTAAGAATAAACAGACTCGCGTTAATCTCACTGATTTTTATGATGCATTATTAGCAGCTAGGGGAATTCCCCTCAGTCCAGAAGGACCAAAAGATGGACGCGGTCGCGAACCAACCTATCGTGTTAGTGTTCACAAAAATGGTCAAATTGTTATAGGTGCAACCTATACCGAAGCAATGGGACTCAAACCTGGAGATGAATTTGAAATTAAATTAGGATACAAGCACATTCACTTGATTCAGCTAGATAGTGATAAAAGTGCTAACCAGGATGAAGACGCGGATGAAGATGAAGAATAATTTTTTCCAAAAAAGGATTAAGGTTGATTCCTTGATATCGGAAGTCAGCTTTTAGTCTGACCTTTTTATTATTCAATCAACAAAATCTGGCAATTTGACAGCAGTTTTGATCGGTTTTAACTATGCAGCATATAGTTTGCTAATAAATTTGGCAGCTACCCCAGTGTCATTGCTACAAGTAATAAGTTTTTTTCTTACTTGGGCTGGGTGTTGGTTGCCAATAGCAATTCTGCTGTTGATCGCCCGTGGTTGGCAAATTGGAACTTTAGAACCAGCGCAGAAACTTCCCTTATTAGGCTCTCTGTATCTACTTGCTCCTATTATTCTTTGGATAGCTAGCTTAATAACAAATAGCAGTTTCCGAGATTATGGCTTAGTTTGGAATTTTGCCATTCTTCGCTCTTTGAGTGTAGGTTTAGCGATCGCAGTGCTAAGCCTAACTATTTTATTCGCAATTCAAACAATTTTGGGTTGGGTGAAATGGCAAAAAATATCTGCCCAGCAAATCACAAGTGTCGTGCTACCTACATTAGTTTTAGCGCTATGGGTAAGTGCAACAGAAGAGTTAATTTTTCGTGGTTTTGTCTTAACCCAATTACAGCAAGATTACACACTTGCGATCGCTGCGATCATTTCTAGCGTGATTTTTGCAGTACTGCATCTTGTGTGGGAACAACGCGAAACAGTACCGCAACTTTTCGGATTATGGTTGATGGGACTTGTTCTTGTGCTAGCACGACTCGTCGATGATGGAAGTTTGGGATTAGCTTGGGGATTACACAGTGGTTGGGTTTGGGCGATCGCATCTATCGACACGGCGGGGATATTAACTTACACCGGAAATGCCCCCGAATGGGTGACAGGTAAATATGGCAAACCACTAGCTGGAATACTAGGAATTTTCCTCTTACTCGCAACTGGAGGGATGTTAGTTTTGAGTTTTGAGTTTTGAGTTTTGAGTTGAAGAAGAGTGATTAGTTTTGAGTTTTGAGTTGGTAATTAGCTTTTAACGCTGACCTCTGACCTCTACTACGGCACTCAAAACTGTCACAGGATTGAGGGGTGTAAACCGCGTTAAGTTCCCGATTGGTACAGATCGCGATAGTTGTACTTGTAACATTTGATAATGCCATTGTTGATGTTTTAGCCAATCTAAAGCAATAGTAAGATGTTCTACAGTTGCTAGAGCCAAGACAACAATAGCTTGAGGAGAAACGGGTAAAGCTTCCAAAATGGAAACTAAATTACCGCCACTACCACCAATAAACACGCGATCTGGTGTTGGAAGTTGGGATAGAACTTCTGGGGCGCTACCATGAACCGTAACAATGTTTTTGACTTGCAAGCGATCGCAGTTTTTTTGAATAAGAGTTGCACCTGCTGTTGTTTTTTCGACTGCATAGATGCGAGATGTAGGAAATAAACGGGCAATTTCAATTGCGACTGAACCTGTACCTGCACCAATATCCCACACAATTTGT belongs to Gloeocapsopsis sp. IPPAS B-1203 and includes:
- a CDS encoding AbrB family transcriptional regulator, with amino-acid sequence MTETATAPLTGKALLQKVKELSDLPRRERAKRCGYYTVTKNKQTRVNLTDFYDALLAARGIPLSPEGPKDGRGREPTYRVSVHKNGQIVIGATYTEAMGLKPGDEFEIKLGYKHIHLIQLDSDKSANQDEDADEDEE
- a CDS encoding Ycf66 family protein, which codes for MVNFGLNPASILGIFLAVAGAGLYFLRSVRPELSRDHDIFFAAVGLLCGFILLFQGWRLDPILQFGQLLLTGSAIFFAVESIRLRGVATEQAKRNTRIVDEERPVSPVYEYQAELDELEPLYEERPTINPRRRIQGTKETRPARTTDYEDQPRRSIDEYDDEPRRRYSNRGGNSERLAPAADKPTKRRRPSRPTSRPVEERSGDEWGYSKQSDSWEDAGSSSANRPSRSSRSSDSSWEDKDTSNTVPRSRKRRSSQDSRKRGTDAEATPTDYVDYKPIDPSDSNFDEP
- a CDS encoding photosystem II reaction center X protein, with protein sequence MTPSLMNFFYSLLAGLLIVVVPATVGLIFISQKDKVERS
- a CDS encoding TolB family protein, which codes for MKRFIIFLAIVLTLTSILIVLGSYGSSARLLSFPSDSGGKSLNSPAAEMTPRVSGKYIVFSSDRLGRQDIYLFDRVSRSLVDLPGLNSFDAIASSPAVSENGQYIVFSSNRQGRSGIFLYDRDTRQLRNLTKNLQAEVRNPTISADGSRIAFESSINGQWDILVYDRSGQPINVSIPQ
- a CDS encoding CPBP family intramembrane glutamic endopeptidase; the protein is MSLLQVISFFLTWAGCWLPIAILLLIARGWQIGTLEPAQKLPLLGSLYLLAPIILWIASLITNSSFRDYGLVWNFAILRSLSVGLAIAVLSLTILFAIQTILGWVKWQKISAQQITSVVLPTLVLALWVSATEELIFRGFVLTQLQQDYTLAIAAIISSVIFAVLHLVWEQRETVPQLFGLWLMGLVLVLARLVDDGSLGLAWGLHSGWVWAIASIDTAGILTYTGNAPEWVTGKYGKPLAGILGIFLLLATGGMLVLSFEF
- a CDS encoding succinate dehydrogenase/fumarate reductase iron-sulfur subunit; the protein is MQVIFKVIRQKENSPVQAQTYHLEVEPSKTILDCLNQIKWEQDGSLAFRKNCRNTICGSCAMRINGRSALACKENVDSEVQRLQNTGVESPVPEIILAPLGNMPVIKDLVVDMSSFWNHLEAVEPYVSSSARKIPEREFLQTPQERSRLDQTGNCIMCGACYSECNAREINPDFVGPHALAKAYRMVADSRDTQTEARLENYNIGTQGVWGCTRCLYCNSVCPMDVAPLDQISKIKQEILADQEVPDSIPIRHRKGLIELVKQGGWINEPKFVFQVVGDYLRDLRGLLRIGPLGLRMLIRGKFPIHFEPSTGTEEVRSLIESVQRKKGEE
- a CDS encoding TolB family protein: MKKLLAKWWLQHWFLCLSLGLLVFVMACSPSDRLMSSPGSLNSRYTDEQPALSGNGRYVAFISNRDSSRNLFLYDLQEQVFLPIPRLQNRPDAIAQSPSISYTGRYIVCIVNDRGKPDLVLYDRVTQRPQILNQWYQGWVRNPSISPDGRYVVFESSLHGQWDIEVLDRGSNIELDIPDGVPVNE